From Peptoanaerobacter stomatis, one genomic window encodes:
- the ybaK gene encoding Cys-tRNA(Pro) deacylase produces MSDKKTNAVRAVENLKIDYEILKYEVDDEHIDAISVANLIGQDIKYVYKTLVLQGSDKNYYVCVIMGNDELDLKKTAKAFGIKNIGMIPVSDINKITGYIRGGCSPIGMKKRFKTLIDVKAQRLEYIIVSAGQRGMQIKLDVNKLREIVDAKFEDVVKN; encoded by the coding sequence ATGTCTGATAAAAAAACTAATGCTGTAAGAGCTGTAGAAAATCTAAAAATAGATTATGAAATTCTTAAATATGAGGTAGATGATGAGCATATCGATGCAATAAGCGTGGCAAATCTTATAGGGCAGGATATCAAATATGTATACAAGACTTTGGTATTGCAAGGAAGTGATAAGAACTACTATGTATGTGTTATCATGGGAAACGATGAATTGGATTTAAAAAAGACGGCAAAAGCATTTGGTATAAAAAATATTGGTATGATACCTGTAAGTGATATAAATAAAATTACAGGCTATATAAGAGGAGGTTGTTCTCCTATAGGAATGAAGAAAAGATTCAAGACCTTAATAGATGTAAAAGCACAAAGGTTGGAATATATAATAGTAAGTGCAGGTCAAAGAGGTATGCAAATAAAATTGGATGTGAATAAATTGCGAGAAATTGTCGATGCCAAATTTGAAGATGTAGTAAAAAATTAA
- a CDS encoding low molecular weight protein-tyrosine-phosphatase — protein MIRVMFVCHGNICRSTMAQCVFADMVQKRNIADNFIIESAGTSTEEIGNPIHRGTVNKLVQVGINIIEHRAVQLKKSDLEKYDYFIAMDSANVRNMKKILGNNANISLLLEYTNSKRDIADPWYTGNFDETYNDIVLGLEGFLNYLGY, from the coding sequence ATGATAAGAGTTATGTTCGTATGCCATGGCAATATATGTAGAAGCACTATGGCTCAATGTGTATTTGCAGATATGGTACAAAAAAGAAATATAGCCGATAATTTTATAATAGAGTCAGCCGGTACAAGCACTGAAGAAATAGGTAATCCGATACATAGAGGAACTGTAAATAAACTTGTTCAAGTGGGAATAAATATTATAGAGCATAGAGCCGTTCAACTAAAAAAATCAGATTTGGAAAAATACGACTACTTTATAGCAATGGACAGTGCAAATGTAAGAAATATGAAAAAGATACTTGGAAATAATGCGAATATAAGCCTGCTGTTAGAATACACAAATTCAAAGCGTGATATAGCGGATCCTTGGTATACCGGTAATTTTGATGAAACTTATAATGATATAGTATTAGGTCTTGAAGGTTTTTTAAATTATTTAGGATATTAA
- a CDS encoding response regulator transcription factor has translation MINVLVVENDPMARKLLEIYIRNSDKYNLISSIESAAFAEAYCTKYKIDLILMDVCTALGASGLDVSAKIKQNYPQIKIIIITSQPEISFIERARETKIESFWYKNSNEEEILEIMEKTVNGESVYPDNLPNFDLGMSKINEFTNREIDILRGLIDGATNEEIGEKLNISKRTVGFHIQNLLDKTGFHSRTELAVTASKSGLINNDY, from the coding sequence ATGATAAACGTACTTGTTGTTGAAAATGATCCTATGGCTCGAAAATTGTTAGAGATATATATAAGAAACAGTGATAAATATAATCTGATAAGTTCAATAGAAAGTGCTGCTTTTGCAGAAGCGTATTGTACAAAATATAAAATAGATCTGATACTTATGGACGTATGCACAGCTTTAGGAGCAAGCGGATTGGATGTATCAGCAAAAATTAAACAAAATTATCCACAGATAAAGATAATAATTATAACAAGCCAACCTGAAATAAGTTTTATAGAAAGAGCGAGAGAAACAAAAATAGAAAGTTTTTGGTATAAGAATTCAAACGAAGAAGAGATATTGGAAATAATGGAGAAAACTGTAAACGGGGAGAGCGTATATCCGGATAATTTGCCGAATTTTGATTTAGGAATGTCCAAAATAAATGAATTTACCAACAGAGAGATAGATATATTAAGAGGGTTAATAGATGGAGCCACCAATGAAGAAATTGGAGAAAAACTCAATATATCAAAGAGAACGGTAGGTTTTCATATACAGAATCTACTCGATAAGACAGGCTTTCATTCACGAACTGAATTAGCAGTTACAGCATCAAAAAGCGGGCTTATAAACAACGATTATTAA
- a CDS encoding sensor histidine kinase, which translates to MVTFIELTDIQRGTILTLWFLNICIMMYYISFVIIQLNNIKKIIFPTVVTCASIIIIINMLYIRNERNLSPTYIKLSKLPSIIYIIVALLFIIYSFFKLYYIFRYKKSSINISSIKESVDVFPKGLLFADKNGILLLVNTCMYELSLDILDCMPQDLHSFWKSLKSGDLKEGVKRVVFRDNLLIRTNDQKTWTFVKNQIDTDMGEITQISATDTSESAELYDKIKKENIELVEVNKRFKSYAKNINNLVAQEERLNTKIRIHDELGQVLLRTKYYITKDIDYNRIKELFEIWKNSVDILRHEVEIEKKSPLTYLMETARDVGVNITVSGDAFQDESVEEMITLLSSEILTNAVKHSKAQNMYIDVKYKMNKYTVIFTNDGIQPTYPITERGGLSNMRKKIERIGGTIKVESIPIFKITIKIPTDNI; encoded by the coding sequence ATGGTAACGTTTATAGAACTTACAGATATACAAAGAGGTACAATACTAACTTTATGGTTTTTAAACATATGTATTATGATGTATTATATATCATTTGTTATCATACAACTCAATAATATAAAAAAAATAATTTTCCCAACTGTTGTTACATGTGCAAGCATAATTATAATTATCAATATGTTATATATACGAAATGAACGAAACTTGAGTCCTACATATATAAAATTGTCTAAATTGCCGAGCATTATATATATAATTGTTGCACTCTTATTTATAATCTACAGTTTTTTTAAACTATATTATATATTTAGGTATAAAAAGAGTTCAATAAATATATCCTCTATAAAAGAAAGCGTAGACGTATTTCCAAAAGGACTTTTATTTGCAGATAAAAATGGAATCTTATTACTTGTAAACACATGTATGTATGAGTTGAGCTTAGATATATTAGACTGTATGCCGCAAGATTTGCATAGTTTTTGGAAATCTTTGAAAAGTGGCGATCTAAAAGAAGGAGTTAAAAGAGTTGTATTTAGAGATAATTTGTTGATAAGAACAAACGATCAAAAAACATGGACATTTGTAAAAAACCAGATAGACACTGATATGGGAGAAATAACACAGATTAGTGCAACAGATACAAGTGAATCAGCTGAGTTATATGATAAAATAAAAAAAGAAAACATAGAGCTTGTGGAAGTAAATAAAAGATTTAAATCATATGCCAAGAATATAAATAATCTTGTAGCACAGGAAGAAAGACTAAACACAAAGATTAGAATACATGATGAACTTGGTCAAGTGCTCTTGAGAACAAAATATTATATTACAAAAGATATTGACTATAATAGGATAAAAGAATTATTTGAAATATGGAAAAACAGCGTAGATATTTTAAGACATGAAGTTGAAATAGAAAAAAAATCTCCTTTGACATATCTTATGGAAACTGCACGAGACGTAGGAGTAAATATAACAGTAAGTGGAGATGCTTTTCAAGATGAAAGTGTAGAAGAGATGATAACGCTTTTGTCAAGTGAAATATTGACAAATGCAGTTAAGCATTCCAAGGCACAAAATATGTATATAGATGTAAAGTATAAGATGAATAAATATACGGTAATATTTACAAATGACGGCATACAGCCCACTTATCCTATAACAGAAAGAGGAGGATTATCAAATATGAGAAAAAAAATAGAGCGTATTGGAGGTACAATAAAAGTAGAATCAATTCCGATTTTTAAAATAACAATAAAAATACCTACAGACAATATATAG
- a CDS encoding histidine kinase N-terminal 7TM domain-containing protein — MPKKYKVFRNDCIILFFVILAMLMRYISFENVFYRSAADVIRPLIYIGMIFLWKESIKRRIFIKSVRFYITSITILMIFWMILRTMRAIFFDDYFIRRMLWYSYYIPMLFIPLLGLFFGIYLGKSERYRPPEYLKVLWIPTCILCILVLTNDIHQTVFSFGSNKIWTSKNYKYEIMYFVVLFFNIIYPILTLSITVKKSKLPNKKILILPNIAMLTLIIYIIIYVVNVGQLWIIRDVTVKICLFIMVIIESCIRSKLIQSNDNYEELFKSCHFPIKILNKYYETVYNTKADMYIEKKYIKEAIKEPILLNRNIKVNAMPIDAGYVVWLDNLSKMNLLLDKLNILKGQLLERNILLRAEIELEERKSRVEEKNKIIEKIMSENISSLAKMNNILEKNAKPDIEVLKRLCILGAYVKRKCNLLLLSYDNENILSKELEYCIRESMDSISKCNINCKFTSECNEIIPINHIIVLYDLFEDVVECMLSTFSDFIVDIFSKNDDLYVSMKLVYNMGNIPLKEYANQVLNNEKFKDMGGVYALDYIENEVHITMCILK; from the coding sequence ATGCCGAAAAAATATAAAGTCTTCAGGAACGATTGTATTATTTTGTTCTTTGTGATTTTAGCAATGCTTATGAGATATATTAGCTTTGAAAATGTTTTTTATAGAAGTGCGGCAGACGTTATCAGACCTCTAATATATATAGGTATGATATTTTTGTGGAAAGAGTCTATAAAAAGGCGAATATTTATAAAATCGGTTCGTTTTTATATAACAAGCATAACAATCCTTATGATTTTCTGGATGATACTTAGAACCATGAGAGCGATTTTTTTTGACGATTATTTTATCCGCAGAATGTTGTGGTACAGTTATTACATACCTATGTTGTTCATACCTTTATTAGGATTGTTTTTCGGTATTTATTTGGGAAAATCCGAAAGGTATAGACCTCCGGAATATTTAAAAGTTTTATGGATACCGACGTGTATATTATGTATATTGGTGCTTACTAATGATATACATCAAACTGTATTTTCATTCGGTAGCAATAAAATTTGGACGAGCAAAAATTATAAATATGAGATTATGTATTTTGTAGTCTTATTTTTTAATATAATTTATCCTATTTTAACTTTATCTATAACTGTAAAAAAAAGTAAATTGCCAAACAAAAAGATATTAATTCTTCCAAACATCGCTATGCTGACACTTATCATATATATAATTATATATGTTGTTAATGTGGGGCAATTATGGATAATTCGTGATGTAACAGTCAAAATTTGTCTATTCATAATGGTGATTATAGAAAGCTGTATACGGAGTAAACTCATACAATCCAATGATAATTATGAAGAACTTTTTAAGTCTTGCCACTTTCCTATAAAAATATTGAATAAGTATTATGAAACTGTCTATAATACTAAGGCCGATATGTATATAGAAAAAAAGTATATAAAAGAAGCCATAAAAGAGCCTATACTGCTGAATAGAAACATAAAAGTAAATGCTATGCCTATTGATGCAGGTTATGTAGTATGGTTGGACAATTTATCAAAGATGAATTTATTGCTCGACAAGCTTAATATTTTAAAAGGACAGCTTTTAGAGAGAAATATTTTACTTAGAGCTGAAATAGAGCTTGAGGAGAGAAAGAGCAGAGTAGAAGAGAAAAATAAAATTATTGAAAAAATAATGAGTGAAAATATATCAAGTCTTGCAAAGATGAATAATATACTTGAAAAAAACGCAAAACCTGACATTGAAGTTTTAAAAAGATTGTGTATATTAGGTGCATATGTAAAGAGAAAATGTAATTTACTTTTACTTAGCTATGATAACGAAAATATCTTATCTAAAGAGCTTGAATATTGCATAAGAGAATCTATGGACAGCATTTCAAAGTGTAATATAAATTGTAAGTTTACAAGCGAATGCAATGAAATTATACCTATAAATCACATAATAGTCTTATATGATTTATTTGAAGACGTTGTAGAATGTATGTTGTCAACATTTTCTGATTTTATTGTTGATATTTTTTCTAAAAATGATGATTTATATGTAAGTATGAAATTAGTATATAATATGGGCAATATACCCTTAAAAGAATATGCAAATCAGGTATTGAATAATGAAAAATTTAAAGATATGGGCGGTGTTTATGCACTTGACTATATAGAAAATGAAGTGCATATAACAATGTGTATATTAAAATAA
- a CDS encoding mandelate racemase/muconate lactonizing enzyme family protein: MKITKIEIEKINIPLITTFKVAFAEVSASTSVIVKIHTDDGIVGYGEAAPFEPVTGESADSVILALKYFQQALIGMDATDLEGIHLQMDKLLIHNTSAKCAIDIALYDIKGKKMKMPLYKLLGGSNPTVINDITIGIDTPENMAKKAYDYVNMGYRILKIKIGINPKDDLSAIKSIRDKVGYDIKLRLDANQGYSISTAIQFIEDVKKYKIDAIEQFLPHWNIEGSATIRKNSQGIRIMLDESIHSPYDAARSAKIDAADVFNIKLMKCGGLFNAEKINSIAEGFGINCMVGCMLETKIAITAGISLVASKNNIIDADCDSFMYAKDPNMNMTGGFTFEKDIFTLSENPGLGINLDW; this comes from the coding sequence ATGAAAATTACAAAAATCGAGATTGAAAAAATTAATATTCCTCTTATTACAACATTTAAAGTAGCTTTTGCAGAAGTATCTGCATCTACATCAGTTATAGTTAAAATTCATACAGATGACGGAATTGTAGGCTATGGCGAAGCGGCTCCTTTTGAACCTGTGACTGGAGAAAGTGCAGACTCTGTGATTTTGGCTTTAAAATATTTTCAACAAGCCCTCATAGGTATGGACGCAACTGATTTAGAAGGTATCCATTTACAAATGGACAAACTCTTAATCCATAATACCTCTGCAAAATGTGCTATTGATATAGCATTATATGATATAAAGGGTAAAAAAATGAAAATGCCTCTTTATAAGTTACTTGGAGGCTCAAATCCAACAGTAATAAACGATATAACTATTGGTATTGACACACCTGAAAACATGGCAAAAAAGGCATATGACTATGTAAATATGGGATATAGAATATTAAAAATAAAAATTGGTATTAATCCTAAAGATGATTTATCAGCTATCAAATCTATACGCGATAAAGTTGGTTATGATATAAAACTTCGCTTGGATGCTAATCAAGGATATAGTATTTCAACAGCAATTCAATTCATTGAAGATGTAAAAAAATACAAAATTGATGCTATTGAACAGTTTTTACCTCACTGGAATATTGAAGGTTCTGCAACAATTCGTAAAAACTCACAAGGTATACGAATTATGCTTGATGAATCTATTCACTCTCCATATGATGCCGCAAGATCGGCTAAAATAGATGCGGCGGATGTTTTTAATATAAAATTGATGAAATGTGGCGGATTATTTAATGCTGAAAAAATAAACTCAATAGCTGAAGGATTCGGTATAAATTGTATGGTCGGATGTATGCTGGAAACTAAAATAGCAATAACTGCCGGAATCAGCCTTGTAGCATCCAAAAACAATATTATAGATGCAGATTGTGACAGCTTTATGTATGCAAAAGATCCTAATATGAATATGACTGGCGGATTTACATTTGAAAAAGATATTTTCACTTTATCAGAAAATCCAGGTCTTGGTATAAATTTAGATTGGTAA
- a CDS encoding DUF819 family protein — MEQTTFLSSPGSLIALILGIIAFSLWLQKFKITSLLGPSLLVIIFGIIASNAKIVPSMTELYGILAVYCIPISMSLFLMNIDFSQLKDMTKEPVISLISAIFSVGVIAFLFGLFFAEKIPEGWKVAGMFVGTYTGGSSNLTAIAIALDASNETIVSANAADYVIGMPSMILMFAAPTILKSSAFFNKIWPYKHTEDELYGDDLEHKSLFSAKEWSIMDIAILLTISFTIAQTASFISTTLFPESMYKSAIRILFITTVSTIIGQLPFIKTLKGKLDLGLLIAMIYLTIIGFMVDISGFLTSTASITIFCACVILFSTLLHLLITRFFKIRYEFVVISIVAAIADGTTAALVCSNGKWKSLIPIALISGVLAGLIGNYLGISVAYMIKATIGA, encoded by the coding sequence ATGGAACAAACTACTTTTTTATCTTCTCCCGGTTCATTAATCGCTCTAATTTTAGGTATTATAGCTTTTTCTCTATGGCTTCAAAAATTTAAAATTACATCTTTGTTAGGACCATCACTACTCGTTATTATCTTCGGTATAATAGCAAGCAACGCTAAAATAGTACCCAGTATGACTGAATTATATGGAATTTTAGCTGTGTATTGTATACCTATCTCCATGTCATTATTTTTGATGAATATAGATTTTTCACAGTTGAAGGATATGACAAAAGAACCTGTTATCTCACTTATTTCAGCCATATTTAGTGTGGGAGTAATAGCATTTTTATTCGGATTATTTTTTGCAGAAAAAATTCCTGAGGGTTGGAAAGTTGCAGGAATGTTTGTCGGAACTTATACAGGAGGCTCTTCAAATCTTACTGCCATAGCTATTGCTTTAGATGCTTCAAATGAAACAATAGTATCTGCAAATGCGGCAGATTATGTCATAGGAATGCCGTCTATGATATTGATGTTTGCCGCTCCTACTATTTTAAAATCCTCTGCATTTTTCAATAAAATATGGCCGTATAAACATACTGAAGACGAATTATATGGAGACGATCTTGAACATAAAAGTTTATTTTCTGCAAAAGAATGGTCTATTATGGATATAGCTATACTTTTAACTATTTCTTTTACAATAGCACAAACAGCAAGTTTTATTTCAACTACACTTTTCCCTGAAAGCATGTATAAATCTGCTATAAGAATATTGTTCATAACAACTGTTTCCACAATAATAGGACAGCTTCCTTTTATAAAAACACTTAAAGGAAAATTAGACCTTGGACTTTTGATAGCTATGATATATCTAACTATTATAGGGTTTATGGTCGATATTTCCGGTTTTTTAACTTCTACTGCAAGCATTACTATATTTTGTGCTTGTGTTATATTGTTCAGTACACTTCTTCATCTTCTTATTACAAGATTTTTTAAAATACGTTATGAATTTGTTGTTATTTCTATTGTTGCAGCAATTGCTGACGGTACTACCGCCGCACTTGTTTGCTCAAATGGTAAATGGAAATCTCTAATACCGATTGCACTTATCAGCGGTGTTTTAGCCGGACTTATAGGAAACTATTTGGGAATATCGGTAGCATATATGATTAAAGCGACAATAGGCGCATAA
- a CDS encoding CocE/NonD family hydrolase, whose protein sequence is MQWNLYSSGICQAKIYVQDIIYFEMFNPFSKDFYTKKILDEDENKKFKENFRIDILSFLEKYINLSYTSYLQKNEFTYKNGDIYSKTKNGFAERNKIHPHNIIMHENEIIACWIPARSSNVFLVKDGFESYTILDKWKKYAPQLQAISHKKNYCIPMRDGIKLSTDVYLPLEYNDTLPTVLVRTPYDKTIKIHEFIKYVHRGYAVVIQDVRGRSESDGEWIPLHHEVEDGDDTLNWIASQKWSNKKIGMIGGSYLGYVQWAAGASANPYLKAIVSEVTAGSAFIDMPRRGGCLISGMLAWAFIVSKKNLDASLLARDDWDEVLAVRPIEDIPKKALGYDIPFFNKWINHDVEDAFWQKGDWQKRWKSGHQIPSLIISGWFDDNSMGTTQALEVSKNFKDKKIILGPWLHNSNSSYDLNDLHFGQNALKDDLDLIPLLWFEKYLKGNNLSYLNDDVIEYYTTGSNEWKKANSWPIPNSIEKKYYLYSISNAKSSNGDGILLDEIPESGYDFYKYNPDNPATHLIDMSNNEVSFPANYKNQELRDDYLCYTTPVLKEDVIITGDIELTLYFESDCIESDLIIRICNVDEFGNSIKLADGVFNTKYKNGYDKKENMIKGNIYPISIRSTKFSHCFKKGNRIRLSITSSALNLIFPNYNSGTNEKKIVTNKVHYGKIYPSNLKVRIEK, encoded by the coding sequence ATGCAATGGAACCTTTATTCTTCAGGTATTTGTCAAGCTAAAATTTATGTACAGGATATAATTTATTTTGAAATGTTTAACCCTTTTTCAAAAGATTTTTATACAAAGAAAATATTGGATGAAGATGAAAACAAAAAATTTAAAGAAAATTTTAGAATAGATATTCTCTCTTTTTTAGAAAAATATATAAATCTTTCATATACAAGTTATCTACAAAAAAATGAATTCACTTATAAAAATGGTGACATTTATTCAAAAACGAAAAACGGTTTTGCTGAGAGAAACAAAATTCATCCACATAATATCATAATGCACGAAAATGAAATAATAGCATGCTGGATTCCGGCAAGAAGCAGTAATGTATTTCTTGTTAAGGATGGTTTTGAAAGTTATACAATACTTGACAAATGGAAAAAATATGCTCCACAATTACAAGCTATCAGCCATAAAAAAAATTACTGCATACCTATGCGAGACGGCATAAAACTTTCAACCGATGTATATCTTCCACTTGAATATAATGATACTCTCCCTACGGTTTTGGTTCGTACACCATATGATAAAACTATAAAAATACATGAATTTATTAAGTATGTTCATCGTGGTTATGCTGTTGTTATACAGGATGTTAGAGGCAGAAGCGAAAGTGATGGCGAATGGATACCTTTACATCACGAAGTTGAAGATGGAGATGACACTTTAAACTGGATAGCAAGTCAAAAATGGAGTAATAAAAAAATAGGAATGATAGGTGGCAGTTATCTCGGATACGTTCAATGGGCTGCAGGTGCAAGTGCAAACCCATATCTAAAAGCTATAGTCAGCGAAGTTACCGCAGGCAGTGCTTTTATAGATATGCCAAGACGTGGAGGTTGTCTAATAAGCGGAATGTTGGCATGGGCATTTATCGTTTCAAAGAAAAATCTGGATGCAAGCTTGCTTGCAAGAGATGATTGGGATGAAGTTTTAGCAGTACGACCTATTGAAGATATTCCCAAAAAAGCTCTCGGATATGATATACCTTTCTTCAACAAATGGATAAATCATGATGTAGAAGATGCTTTTTGGCAAAAAGGAGATTGGCAAAAACGTTGGAAAAGCGGTCATCAAATTCCATCTTTAATAATATCAGGTTGGTTTGACGATAATTCTATGGGAACAACTCAAGCACTTGAAGTATCCAAAAACTTTAAAGATAAAAAAATAATCCTCGGACCTTGGCTTCATAATTCAAATTCTTCTTATGATTTGAATGACTTACATTTTGGTCAAAATGCTTTAAAAGATGATCTTGACTTAATACCTCTGCTTTGGTTTGAAAAATATTTAAAAGGCAACAATCTATCTTATCTGAATGATGATGTAATAGAATACTACACAACCGGAAGTAACGAGTGGAAAAAAGCTAATAGTTGGCCAATTCCTAACTCTATAGAAAAAAAATACTATTTATATTCTATTTCAAACGCAAAATCTTCAAATGGCGATGGAATTCTTTTGGATGAAATACCTGAAAGCGGATATGATTTTTACAAATACAACCCTGATAATCCTGCCACACATTTGATTGATATGTCAAATAACGAGGTTTCATTTCCTGCAAATTATAAAAATCAAGAACTTAGAGATGACTACCTTTGCTATACAACACCTGTTTTAAAAGAAGATGTTATAATAACCGGAGATATTGAACTGACTCTATACTTTGAAAGTGACTGCATTGAATCAGATTTGATAATACGCATATGCAATGTTGATGAATTCGGTAATTCCATAAAGCTTGCAGACGGAGTGTTCAACACAAAATATAAAAACGGTTATGACAAAAAAGAAAATATGATAAAAGGAAATATTTATCCTATTAGCATAAGAAGTACAAAATTTTCACACTGCTTTAAAAAAGGAAATCGTATAAGACTAAGCATAACCTCAAGTGCATTAAATTTGATTTTCCCTAATTATAACAGCGGAACAAATGAGAAAAAAATCGTAACCAACAAAGTACATTATGGGAAAATTTATCCTTCCAATTTAAAAGTAAGAATTGAAAAATAA
- a CDS encoding copper amine oxidase N-terminal domain-containing protein gives MKKFFVGMTAMALLVSAFGVNSFAEGSKTVKVDKVQTVGALDEQKGSMIEIRESEKDSWGDSVTFELKLPTNVKWNAKTIVNGHNKPQIDGNSLKITMKTNPKYQEVAYVVPYFDVDKHAEKGDISVIISRGVSGDKDESVVIAKISDYGVNISSSYERAPKNSKSIPVEITVTEAVQDSILPGSPYDLSFDNATVDEKSVKIEQLNGRDKLEISAVKENYAEFKLTENSSNINKFVIKLNIMPKKDFVGDITATFDGRGIENMSSVVAKVYDAINVDERKPDSITLGLGNQKLADLSFVETSAGALSEGEYILKLDPKYKGSVFSSVKLEAEGNIKVGSADVKNGTILFKVSGASTEPSKLTFSDLKFTIDRFGYEGDYTLSLANAKTPDDIIAKVTLFNVNAVAPETVKTPVSNGIEFVIGSAEYKVTKDGNTEQKTLDVAPYIAKGNRTMLPLRAVAETLDMEVKWDAKTSTATLNSKDNTQTVVLTIGNKTMLVNGKEVALDSAPEIKDARTFLPVAQIANALNVKTAWDASTKTVTLSK, from the coding sequence ATGAAAAAATTTTTTGTAGGAATGACAGCTATGGCGTTGTTGGTTTCAGCTTTTGGTGTAAATTCTTTTGCAGAAGGTTCAAAGACAGTAAAGGTTGACAAAGTTCAAACAGTGGGTGCATTAGATGAACAAAAAGGCTCTATGATTGAAATAAGAGAAAGCGAAAAGGATTCTTGGGGAGATTCAGTTACATTTGAATTGAAGTTACCTACAAATGTAAAATGGAACGCAAAAACTATTGTCAATGGACATAACAAACCACAAATAGATGGAAATTCGCTTAAAATAACTATGAAAACAAATCCTAAATATCAGGAAGTTGCGTATGTAGTGCCATATTTTGATGTTGACAAGCATGCAGAAAAAGGCGATATCTCTGTGATTATATCAAGAGGAGTATCAGGAGATAAAGATGAAAGCGTAGTAATAGCAAAAATAAGCGATTACGGTGTAAATATTTCATCATCATATGAAAGAGCACCTAAAAATTCAAAATCTATTCCTGTTGAAATAACTGTAACAGAGGCTGTACAAGATTCAATACTTCCGGGTTCTCCATATGACTTATCCTTCGACAATGCAACAGTAGATGAAAAAAGTGTAAAAATAGAGCAATTAAACGGAAGAGATAAATTAGAAATAAGTGCAGTAAAAGAAAATTACGCAGAATTTAAATTGACAGAAAATTCATCCAATATAAATAAATTTGTAATAAAATTGAATATAATGCCTAAAAAAGACTTTGTAGGAGATATAACAGCAACATTTGATGGTAGAGGCATTGAAAATATGTCATCAGTAGTTGCAAAAGTATATGATGCAATAAATGTTGATGAGAGAAAACCTGACAGCATAACATTAGGCTTGGGAAATCAAAAATTAGCTGATTTATCATTTGTTGAAACATCAGCAGGAGCATTGTCAGAAGGCGAATATATACTAAAATTAGATCCTAAGTATAAAGGTTCAGTATTTTCATCAGTAAAATTAGAAGCGGAAGGCAATATTAAGGTAGGCTCAGCAGATGTTAAAAATGGTACAATTCTATTTAAAGTAAGCGGAGCATCAACTGAACCTTCAAAATTGACATTTAGCGACTTAAAATTTACAATAGACAGGTTTGGATATGAAGGAGACTATACACTTTCGCTTGCCAATGCAAAAACTCCTGATGATATAATAGCAAAAGTAACATTGTTCAATGTAAATGCAGTAGCACCTGAAACAGTTAAAACACCTGTATCAAACGGTATAGAATTTGTTATAGGAAGTGCAGAATATAAAGTGACTAAAGATGGCAATACAGAGCAAAAAACATTAGATGTAGCACCATATATAGCAAAAGGAAACAGAACTATGTTACCGCTAAGAGCAGTAGCTGAAACATTGGATATGGAAGTTAAATGGGACGCTAAAACAAGCACAGCTACACTTAACTCAAAAGATAATACTCAAACAGTAGTTCTTACAATAGGAAATAAGACTATGCTTGTAAATGGCAAAGAAGTTGCGCTTGATTCAGCACCTGAAATAAAAGACGCAAGAACATTCTTACCGGTAGCTCAAATAGCAAATGCTTTAAATGTAAAAACAGCATGGGATGCTTCTACTAAGACAGTTACATTAAGCAAATAG